One Calditrichia bacterium DNA window includes the following coding sequences:
- a CDS encoding DUF4256 domain-containing protein, with product MSNSKKAVLSQHQIDALYSILKTRFEKNMNRHSGIEWANVQAKLAANPEKLWSLNEMEQTGGEPDVVGFDTASGEYIFYDCAAESPKGRRSLCYDREALEARKEHKPKNNAMDVAAAMGIEILSEEEYRALQKLGDFDLKTSSWVKTPAEIRKRGGAIFCDRRYDHVFTYHNGAESYYAARGFRGSLKI from the coding sequence ATGAGCAATAGTAAAAAAGCTGTGTTATCACAGCATCAAATAGACGCATTATACAGTATTTTAAAAACGCGTTTTGAGAAAAACATGAATCGCCATTCAGGAATTGAGTGGGCAAACGTTCAGGCTAAACTGGCTGCAAATCCTGAAAAACTGTGGTCGCTCAACGAGATGGAACAAACCGGCGGCGAACCGGATGTTGTCGGATTCGATACAGCATCGGGTGAGTATATTTTTTATGATTGCGCAGCGGAAAGCCCCAAAGGTCGCCGGAGCTTGTGTTACGACCGTGAGGCGTTGGAAGCGAGGAAAGAACACAAGCCAAAAAACAACGCGATGGATGTGGCTGCCGCAATGGGTATCGAAATTTTATCCGAAGAAGAATACCGGGCACTTCAGAAATTGGGTGATTTTGATTTGAAAACATCCAGTTGGGTGAAAACACCCGCCGAAATCAGAAAACGCGGCGGCGCCATCTTTTGTGACCGGCGCTACGATCATGTGTTTACCTATCACAACGGCGCGGAATCGTATTACGCAGCCAGGGGATTTCGGGGTTCGCTTAAAATCTGA
- a CDS encoding aspartate aminotransferase family protein, with translation MKLWEKKNQEQIKARIFGALDKNVNYFEQNILGIPASHLDSKVFYQDAPFLKEAPFISTLVHNPNHIGCHTLGKSEHFFGGTQEIEREVIEICASEILGGNFGEQDGYVASGGTEANMQAIWVYRNYFMRERNAKPSEICVLCSADSHYSMDKAANVLGVEKISVAVNPDDRTIEAPTVAAAIESARSNGKRYFIVVANMMTTMFGSVDNVNIYIDLLDQQSCEYRIHVDGAYGGFYYPFTDQTTNLNFSNPKITSVTLDAHKMVQAPYGTGIFLIRKGWIQHANTKSASYVEGEDFTLIGSRSGANAVAIWMILMKNGPFGWQEKIFILQKRTDWLCENLDRLNIGYYRHPMSNIVTIKQEFVPRKTADAFGLVPDNHANPNWFKVVIMEHVTIEKLIPLIDQLSEKQ, from the coding sequence ATGAAGCTGTGGGAAAAGAAAAATCAGGAACAAATAAAAGCGCGGATTTTTGGCGCGCTGGATAAAAACGTCAATTATTTTGAACAGAATATTTTGGGGATTCCGGCATCGCATCTGGATAGCAAAGTGTTTTATCAGGATGCGCCATTTTTAAAAGAAGCGCCGTTTATTTCCACGCTGGTGCACAATCCCAACCACATTGGCTGCCACACATTGGGGAAATCCGAACATTTTTTTGGCGGGACACAGGAAATCGAACGCGAAGTGATCGAAATTTGCGCATCGGAAATTTTGGGCGGAAATTTCGGCGAGCAGGACGGTTACGTCGCGTCCGGCGGCACAGAGGCGAACATGCAGGCGATTTGGGTGTATCGCAATTATTTTATGCGCGAACGCAATGCGAAGCCATCGGAAATTTGTGTGCTTTGTTCGGCAGACAGCCATTATTCGATGGACAAAGCCGCGAATGTTTTGGGTGTGGAAAAAATCAGCGTTGCGGTAAATCCGGACGATCGGACGATCGAAGCGCCGACGGTTGCAGCCGCGATAGAATCCGCCCGGAGCAACGGCAAACGCTATTTTATCGTTGTCGCCAATATGATGACAACCATGTTCGGCTCCGTAGATAACGTGAATATTTACATTGATTTACTCGATCAGCAATCGTGTGAATACCGCATTCATGTGGACGGTGCATACGGCGGATTTTACTATCCGTTTACCGATCAAACGACCAACCTGAATTTTTCCAATCCCAAAATTACATCGGTAACGCTGGATGCCCACAAAATGGTGCAGGCGCCGTATGGCACGGGCATTTTCCTCATTCGCAAAGGCTGGATTCAGCACGCCAACACCAAATCCGCCAGCTACGTAGAGGGCGAGGATTTCACGCTGATCGGCAGCCGCTCCGGTGCAAACGCCGTTGCTATCTGGATGATTCTGATGAAAAACGGCCCGTTTGGCTGGCAGGAAAAAATCTTCATTTTGCAAAAACGCACCGACTGGCTTTGCGAAAATCTGGACCGGTTGAACATCGGTTACTATCGCCACCCGATGTCCAATATTGTGACCATCAAACAGGAATTTGTGCCACGCAAAACGGCGGACGCATTCGGGCTGGTGCCCGATAATCACGCCAATCCCAACTGGTTTAAAGTAGTAATTATGGAACATGTGACTATCGAGAAACTAATTCCGTTGATTGATCAATTGTCAGAAAAACAATAG
- a CDS encoding methylmalonyl-CoA mutase family protein, with protein MATIEQKITNKIRIVTAASLFDGHDASINIMRRILQSQGAEVIHLGHNRSVQEIVDAAIQEDVQSVAITSYQGGHIEFFKYMYDLLEQRGAGHIKIFGGGGGTILPDELDELHNHGIARLYSPEDGREMGLVGMIRDLLHQSDFATKTESSGDELTQIQAGDVNAIAQTLTLIENHPEKAEKIIADLATLAAKKHVPVLGITGTGGAGKSSLTDELVRRYVTDFEDKTIAIISVDPSKRKTGGALLGDRIRMNAIYNPRVYMRSFATRQAHMALSKTVVPSINLLKVAGFDLIIVETAGIGQSDSEITELADVSVYVMTPEYGAATQLEKIDMIDFADLVALNKFDKRGALDALRDVQKQYQRGHGKFDQKPSAMPVYGTIASQFNDPGTNSFYRAIIDKLVERCNLDWQSGYEISAQMSEKIHIIPPDRVRYLAEIAETSDRYKQFVDKQVGLARQAFQLRGTIDLLKSQQKNTAELEQLFDDTWRSIDKDCQDILDNWDAKKQQYSDEFFKYSVRGREIKVPNFSETLSHNKIPKIALPKFADWGEILRWALRENVPGEFPYTAGVYPFKRTNEDPTRMFAGEGGPERTNRRFHYLSDGMPAARLSTAFDSVTLYGENPDFRPDIYGKIGNSGVSIATLDDAKKLYSGFNLAEPTTSVSMTINGPAPMLLGFFMNAAIDQQCEIYIKNNGLEEKISAKLDKIFAEKELPRPQYHGNLPKGNDGLGLMLLGVTGDQVLPRDVYEKIKAETISQVRGTVQADILKEDQAQNTCIFSTEFALRMMGDIQAYFTENKVRNFYSVSISGYHIAEAGANPISQLAFTLSNGFTFVEYYLSRGLHIDDFAPNLSFFFSNGVDPEYAVIGRVARRIWAKAMKYKYGANPRSQMLKYHIQTSGRSLHAQEIDFNDIRTTLQALYAIYDNCNSLHTNAYDEAITTPTEESVRRAVAIQLIINKELGLAKNENPLQGAFIIEELTDLVEEAVLTEFRRITDRGGVLGAMETMYQRNKIQEESLYYESLKHNGELPIIGVNTFLSKSGSEFVLPKEIIRSTTEEKEQQILNLQAYESRNAAAATSALQSLKKAAIHNENVFEQLMEVCKFASLGQISAALYQVGGQYRRNM; from the coding sequence ATGGCAACTATCGAGCAAAAAATTACCAACAAAATACGGATTGTTACCGCGGCATCGCTGTTTGACGGGCACGATGCGAGCATCAACATCATGCGGCGCATTCTGCAAAGCCAGGGCGCAGAGGTGATCCACCTCGGACACAACCGCTCTGTTCAGGAAATTGTGGATGCCGCCATTCAGGAAGATGTGCAGTCGGTTGCCATCACCAGTTATCAGGGCGGGCACATCGAATTTTTCAAATATATGTATGATTTGCTGGAACAGCGCGGCGCGGGACATATCAAGATTTTTGGCGGCGGTGGCGGCACCATTTTGCCGGATGAACTGGACGAACTGCACAATCACGGTATCGCGCGGTTGTATTCACCGGAGGACGGGCGCGAAATGGGGCTTGTCGGAATGATTCGCGATTTGCTGCACCAAAGCGACTTCGCCACCAAAACTGAATCGAGCGGCGACGAACTCACCCAAATTCAGGCCGGCGATGTGAACGCAATTGCCCAAACGTTAACGCTCATCGAAAATCATCCCGAAAAAGCAGAAAAAATAATTGCCGATTTGGCAACATTAGCCGCAAAAAAGCACGTTCCCGTTTTGGGGATTACCGGTACCGGCGGTGCCGGAAAATCGTCGCTAACTGATGAGCTGGTCAGGCGTTACGTCACTGATTTTGAGGATAAAACCATCGCGATTATTTCCGTCGATCCGTCCAAACGGAAAACCGGCGGCGCGTTGCTCGGCGATCGCATCCGCATGAACGCGATTTACAATCCGCGCGTGTACATGCGCAGCTTTGCCACGCGACAGGCGCATATGGCGCTCAGCAAAACCGTGGTGCCGTCCATCAATTTGCTGAAAGTTGCCGGATTTGACCTGATTATCGTGGAAACCGCGGGCATCGGGCAAAGCGATTCGGAAATTACCGAACTGGCGGATGTTTCCGTTTACGTGATGACCCCGGAATACGGCGCGGCAACCCAGCTCGAAAAAATCGACATGATCGATTTCGCCGATCTGGTGGCGCTCAACAAATTCGACAAACGCGGTGCGCTGGATGCGCTGCGGGATGTGCAAAAACAGTATCAGCGCGGACACGGAAAATTCGACCAGAAACCGTCGGCAATGCCGGTGTACGGCACCATCGCATCGCAATTTAACGATCCCGGCACGAACTCGTTTTACCGGGCGATCATCGATAAACTGGTGGAACGCTGCAATCTCGACTGGCAATCGGGTTACGAAATCAGCGCGCAGATGAGCGAGAAAATCCACATTATTCCGCCGGATCGGGTGCGCTATCTCGCCGAAATTGCTGAAACCAGCGATCGCTACAAACAATTTGTGGACAAACAGGTCGGGTTGGCACGGCAGGCATTCCAGCTTCGCGGGACGATCGATTTGCTCAAATCGCAGCAAAAAAACACCGCCGAACTCGAGCAATTATTCGATGACACCTGGCGCTCGATTGACAAAGATTGCCAGGATATTCTGGATAATTGGGACGCCAAAAAGCAGCAATACAGCGATGAATTTTTCAAATACAGCGTTCGCGGGCGCGAAATAAAAGTGCCCAATTTTAGCGAAACGCTCAGCCACAACAAAATTCCCAAAATCGCGCTGCCCAAATTTGCGGATTGGGGCGAAATTTTGCGTTGGGCGCTGCGCGAAAATGTGCCGGGCGAATTCCCGTACACCGCCGGCGTTTATCCGTTCAAACGCACCAACGAAGATCCCACCCGCATGTTCGCCGGCGAAGGCGGACCGGAGCGCACCAACCGCCGCTTCCATTATTTGAGCGACGGCATGCCCGCGGCGCGGCTGTCCACTGCGTTCGATTCGGTAACGCTGTATGGCGAAAATCCCGATTTCCGCCCGGATATTTACGGAAAAATCGGGAATTCCGGCGTTTCCATCGCCACTTTGGACGATGCGAAAAAGCTGTATTCCGGCTTCAATTTAGCTGAACCGACCACTTCTGTTTCAATGACCATCAACGGTCCGGCGCCGATGCTGCTCGGGTTTTTCATGAATGCCGCCATCGACCAGCAATGCGAGATCTACATAAAAAACAACGGTTTGGAAGAAAAAATCTCTGCCAAGCTCGACAAGATTTTTGCGGAAAAAGAATTGCCGCGACCGCAATATCACGGCAATCTGCCGAAAGGCAACGACGGATTGGGACTGATGTTGCTAGGCGTTACCGGCGATCAGGTGTTGCCCCGCGATGTGTACGAAAAAATCAAAGCCGAAACCATCAGCCAGGTGCGCGGCACGGTGCAGGCGGATATTCTCAAAGAAGATCAGGCGCAGAACACCTGCATTTTTTCCACCGAATTTGCTTTGCGAATGATGGGCGATATTCAGGCGTATTTCACGGAAAACAAAGTGCGCAATTTTTATTCGGTGTCGATTTCCGGCTATCACATCGCCGAGGCGGGCGCGAATCCCATTTCGCAGTTGGCGTTTACGCTGTCCAACGGTTTTACGTTTGTAGAATATTACCTCAGTCGCGGGCTGCACATCGACGATTTCGCGCCGAATTTGTCGTTCTTTTTCAGCAACGGCGTCGATCCGGAATACGCGGTGATCGGTCGGGTGGCGCGGCGCATCTGGGCAAAAGCGATGAAATACAAATACGGCGCGAATCCGCGGTCGCAGATGCTCAAATATCACATCCAGACCTCCGGGCGTTCGCTGCACGCGCAGGAAATTGATTTCAACGATATCCGCACCACGCTGCAGGCGCTGTACGCGATTTACGACAACTGCAACAGCCTGCACACCAACGCCTACGACGAGGCGATCACCACGCCGACGGAAGAATCGGTGCGGCGAGCAGTGGCGATCCAACTAATTATTAATAAAGAACTTGGATTGGCAAAAAATGAGAATCCGCTGCAGGGCGCGTTTATTATTGAGGAATTGACCGATCTGGTGGAAGAAGCGGTGCTGACGGAATTCCGACGCATCACCGATCGTGGCGGCGTGCTCGGCGCGATGGAAACGATGTATCAGCGCAACAAAATTCAGGAAGAATCGCTGTATTACGAATCGCTGAAGCACAACGGCGAGCTACCGATCATCGGCGTGAACACATTTTTGAGCAAATCCGGCTCCGAATTTGTGCTGCCGAAAGAAATCATTCGCTCCACAACGGAGGAAAAAGAGCAGCAAATTCTCAACCTGCAAGCATACGAATCGCGTAACGCGGCAGCGGCAACATCCGCGCTGCAATCGCTCAAAAAAGCGGCAATCCACAATGAAAACGTGTTCGAACAGTTGATGGAAGTCTGCAAATTTGCATCGCTCGGTCAGATTTCCGCTGCGCTGTATCAGGTTGGCGGGCAGTATCGCCGGAATATGTGA